In a single window of the Tellurirhabdus bombi genome:
- the prmA gene encoding 50S ribosomal protein L11 methyltransferase codes for MNYIELEVSLTADFTDILTAELAELGFDSFVETDEGLNAYIPEADFQAAALQEVIDKYAAQTAIVYRVNTLEKRNWNEEWEQSYHPIDVTHPSGRTARVRASFHQPAATDGANRGSAFDIVINPKMSFGTGHHETTAMMIEHQLGLDSAGKKVLDVGSGTGILAILAALQDATEVVAFDIEEWAVENARENADLNRCPQIEIFQGMIDGVSAASQFDIVLANINRNILLQDIPAYVQRMAPGATLLVSGFYEADAQDITQKAVEAGLEKDAQLTKNNWASLSFKKVES; via the coding sequence ATGAATTACATCGAATTAGAAGTATCGCTGACGGCAGATTTTACGGACATTCTAACGGCGGAGTTGGCTGAATTGGGTTTTGACTCTTTCGTAGAGACCGACGAAGGACTTAACGCCTATATTCCCGAAGCCGACTTTCAGGCGGCTGCTTTGCAGGAAGTTATCGACAAATACGCTGCTCAAACCGCAATAGTGTATCGAGTCAATACGTTAGAAAAAAGGAACTGGAACGAAGAGTGGGAGCAGAGTTATCATCCCATTGACGTAACCCATCCCTCAGGGAGAACCGCCCGGGTGAGGGCCTCTTTTCATCAACCAGCGGCAACGGATGGAGCTAATAGGGGGTCTGCCTTCGACATAGTCATTAATCCTAAAATGTCGTTTGGCACCGGCCATCATGAAACAACAGCCATGATGATTGAGCACCAGTTAGGTCTCGACAGCGCCGGAAAGAAAGTACTGGATGTCGGCTCTGGAACGGGGATTCTGGCCATTTTGGCCGCTTTGCAGGACGCAACGGAGGTGGTAGCTTTTGATATTGAAGAATGGGCAGTCGAAAATGCCCGCGAAAATGCGGATTTGAATCGTTGCCCGCAGATTGAAATTTTTCAGGGAATGATTGACGGAGTAAGCGCAGCCAGCCAGTTCGACATTGTATTGGCTAATATCAACCGAAATATTCTTTTGCAGGATATTCCCGCTTATGTGCAACGCATGGCTCCCGGTGCTACTCTGTTGGTTAGTGGTTTTTATGAAGCAGATGCTCAGGATATTACCCAAAAAGCAGTAGAAGCTGGCTTGGAAAAGGATGCGCAACTAACTAAAAACAATTGGGCGTCATTGAGCTTTAAAAAAGTAGAATCGTGA
- a CDS encoding DUF5672 family protein, whose protein sequence is MNSAAIVVPVYKIDLSAYEQISLEQCVRMFTNHAIYLVKPAHLDVSVLTDKYPQLQVKTFADAYFQNISGYNQLLCSERFYEAFAEHEWMLICQLDVFIFRDSLPEWMAKGYDYVGAPQFQDIVPVKEGKRTLREKISPYLQWPILNGGLSLRRIPACIRLLKAYYRFQKSWPGNEDLFFSLHFPRLIPFRGLMRLPQPKEALDFAMELKPAQSIALNGGKLPMGCHAWYTYDLDYWRPYIEQFGYKL, encoded by the coding sequence ATGAATTCAGCCGCTATTGTCGTTCCAGTCTATAAAATAGATCTTAGTGCCTACGAACAGATCTCGCTGGAACAATGCGTCCGGATGTTTACCAATCACGCGATTTACCTGGTTAAACCCGCCCATCTGGACGTTTCAGTTTTGACGGATAAATACCCACAGTTGCAAGTTAAAACCTTTGCCGACGCGTATTTTCAGAACATCAGCGGCTACAACCAGTTGCTTTGTTCCGAACGTTTCTACGAAGCGTTTGCGGAGCACGAATGGATGTTGATTTGCCAGCTGGACGTCTTTATTTTCCGTGATTCGTTGCCGGAATGGATGGCCAAAGGGTACGACTATGTGGGCGCACCGCAGTTTCAGGATATCGTACCCGTGAAAGAAGGCAAACGAACGCTGCGGGAAAAAATTTCTCCTTACCTGCAATGGCCCATTCTCAACGGAGGCTTATCACTGCGCCGAATTCCTGCCTGTATACGCTTGCTAAAGGCCTATTACCGCTTCCAAAAAAGCTGGCCGGGCAATGAGGATTTGTTCTTTTCGTTGCACTTCCCGCGCCTGATTCCGTTTCGAGGACTGATGCGCTTGCCCCAGCCAAAGGAAGCGCTTGATTTTGCCATGGAGCTGAAGCCAGCCCAGAGTATAGCGCTCAACGGAGGGAAATTGCCCATGGGTTGCCACGCCTGGTATACGTATGATCTGGATTATTGGCGACCATACATTGAGCAATTTGGCTACAAATTATAG
- a CDS encoding glycosyltransferase family 2 protein — protein sequence MNQMSVSVAMCTYNGNRYVREQLESIAAQIRLPDEVIIVDDVSSDFTIQVIEEFCRQVSFPIRLLVNEENLGSTKNFEKAVINCSGDIIVFADQDDIWREDRLTKTCAFFEQNPAVNVVFSDADIIDGASKPVGRKIWEEVQFGEQTQAKWQADKAYEILFNGYVVTGATMAMRRSFLPLVLPFPTHIKYLIHDAWISLIAALHGSIDFISEPLIQYRQHESQQVGFKAPRKKVTIWDRFTRGRQEKLKHIEAEALRYRQLYDLLYSRKDIPKEKLQVLAQQRDHYQHRVTLPAERYRRVLPVWKEFKRGNYQRFHGYWMHTVLGDLLEN from the coding sequence ATGAATCAGATGTCCGTGTCTGTTGCTATGTGTACTTATAATGGGAATCGGTACGTACGCGAGCAGTTAGAAAGTATTGCTGCCCAAATCCGCTTGCCAGATGAAGTTATCATTGTAGATGATGTTTCCAGTGATTTTACGATTCAAGTGATTGAAGAGTTTTGCCGACAAGTTTCTTTTCCCATTCGATTGCTAGTTAACGAAGAGAATCTGGGCTCTACTAAAAATTTTGAAAAAGCGGTCATCAATTGCTCCGGTGACATTATTGTCTTTGCGGATCAGGATGATATCTGGCGCGAAGATCGGTTGACGAAAACGTGCGCGTTTTTTGAGCAAAATCCGGCGGTGAATGTCGTTTTCTCCGATGCCGATATTATCGACGGAGCATCAAAACCAGTTGGGCGCAAAATCTGGGAAGAGGTCCAGTTTGGTGAACAGACGCAAGCCAAATGGCAGGCCGACAAAGCCTACGAAATACTGTTTAATGGCTATGTCGTAACTGGGGCAACCATGGCCATGCGGCGTTCCTTTCTTCCTTTAGTGCTGCCCTTTCCCACCCACATCAAATACCTGATTCATGACGCCTGGATATCTCTGATAGCAGCGCTCCACGGGTCTATCGATTTCATCTCAGAGCCTTTAATTCAATACCGCCAGCACGAGTCCCAGCAGGTGGGTTTCAAGGCGCCCCGGAAAAAAGTAACCATATGGGATCGCTTTACCAGAGGTCGTCAGGAGAAACTAAAACACATTGAAGCCGAAGCCCTCCGCTATCGGCAGCTGTACGATTTGCTGTATAGCCGCAAAGATATTCCCAAAGAAAAATTGCAGGTGTTGGCCCAGCAAAGAGATCATTACCAGCATCGTGTTACCCTACCCGCTGAGCGGTACCGGCGGGTTCTGCCCGTTTGGAAAGAGTTTAAGCGTGGTAACTACCAACGATTTCACGGTTATTGGATGCATACTGTTCTGGGCGATCTACTGGAAAATTAA
- the atpC gene encoding ATP synthase F1 subunit epsilon, giving the protein MQLEIITPDRKVFSGEATSVTFPGIEGQFQVLNGHAPLVSTLSRGPVTIVTNGGQQSFTVDGGVVEVLNNRVLVLAEAVV; this is encoded by the coding sequence ATGCAACTCGAAATTATTACGCCCGACCGAAAGGTTTTCTCTGGTGAAGCTACCTCCGTTACTTTTCCGGGAATTGAGGGCCAGTTCCAAGTCTTGAATGGCCACGCACCTCTGGTTAGTACGTTGTCACGAGGACCGGTAACCATTGTTACCAATGGCGGACAACAGAGCTTTACGGTTGATGGAGGCGTAGTGGAAGTACTGAATAACAGAGTTTTAGTGCTGGCTGAAGCTGTTGTATGA
- the atpD gene encoding F0F1 ATP synthase subunit beta, translated as MTTAIATNTGKVTQVIGPVVDVSFEGQGSRLPAILDALEITKANGQKIILECQQHLGEDRVRTIAMDSTEGLERGMAVAHYGTQISMPTGEGIRGRLFNVVGEAIDGIPQPKSDGGMSIHRSAPKFEDLATSTEVLFTGIKVIDLLAPYTKGGKVGLFGGAGVGKTVLIQELINNIAKAYSGLSVFAGVGERTREGNDLLREMIEAGIIKYGDEFKHALEAGDWDLAKVDQAQLTESQATFIFGQMNEPPGARARVALSGLTVAEHFRDGDGTGQGRDILFFIDNIFRFTQAGSEVSALLGRMPSAVGYQPTLATEMGTMQERITSTKRGSITSVQAVYVPADDLTDPAPATTFAHLDATTVLSRKISELGIYPAVDPLDSVSRILTAEILGDAHYNTAQRVKEILQRYKELQDIIAILGMEELSEEDKQTVHRARRVQRFLSQPFFVAEQFTGLKGVLVPIEDTIRGFNEIIDGKWDHLPEAAFNLVGSIEDAAAKGERLMKEAGK; from the coding sequence ATGACAACTGCAATAGCAACGAATACGGGCAAGGTTACGCAGGTAATTGGTCCGGTTGTTGACGTGAGTTTCGAGGGCCAGGGATCGCGGTTACCAGCGATTCTGGACGCTTTGGAAATCACTAAAGCTAATGGTCAAAAAATTATTCTAGAATGCCAACAGCACCTCGGCGAAGACCGTGTCCGTACCATTGCTATGGACTCTACAGAAGGGTTGGAGCGGGGAATGGCCGTTGCGCATTATGGTACTCAAATCAGCATGCCAACGGGTGAAGGAATCCGTGGCCGTCTGTTCAATGTAGTAGGTGAAGCAATTGACGGAATTCCGCAGCCTAAAAGCGATGGCGGGATGTCAATCCACCGGTCGGCACCAAAATTTGAAGACCTTGCTACCTCAACGGAAGTTCTCTTTACAGGGATTAAAGTAATTGACTTGCTGGCTCCTTATACTAAAGGGGGTAAAGTTGGATTGTTCGGTGGTGCCGGTGTAGGCAAAACCGTATTGATTCAGGAGTTGATTAACAATATTGCAAAAGCATACTCCGGTTTATCGGTGTTTGCTGGTGTGGGCGAACGGACCCGCGAAGGAAATGACCTGCTGCGCGAGATGATCGAAGCGGGAATCATCAAATACGGCGATGAGTTCAAACACGCCCTGGAAGCCGGTGACTGGGATCTGGCAAAAGTAGACCAGGCTCAATTAACCGAAAGCCAGGCAACCTTTATCTTCGGCCAGATGAACGAGCCTCCGGGAGCCCGCGCGCGGGTAGCCTTGTCAGGTTTGACTGTTGCCGAGCACTTCCGTGATGGTGACGGTACGGGCCAGGGTCGCGATATCCTGTTCTTTATCGACAACATCTTCCGGTTTACGCAGGCGGGTTCTGAGGTATCGGCTCTTTTAGGCCGGATGCCATCAGCCGTAGGGTATCAGCCAACACTGGCAACGGAGATGGGTACGATGCAGGAGCGGATTACGTCAACCAAGCGGGGTTCAATTACGTCTGTACAGGCCGTATACGTACCTGCCGATGACTTAACTGACCCGGCGCCAGCAACGACGTTTGCCCACTTGGATGCTACCACGGTATTAAGCCGTAAGATTTCTGAGCTTGGAATTTATCCAGCGGTAGATCCGCTTGACTCTGTTTCGCGTATCTTGACCGCCGAAATCCTGGGTGATGCCCACTATAACACGGCTCAGCGCGTAAAAGAGATTCTGCAACGCTACAAAGAATTGCAAGATATCATTGCGATCCTTGGTATGGAAGAGCTTTCGGAAGAGGACAAACAGACGGTACACCGGGCTCGCCGCGTACAGCGTTTCCTTTCTCAGCCGTTCTTCGTTGCTGAGCAGTTTACAGGTCTGAAAGGGGTACTGGTTCCGATTGAAGACACAATTCGTGGCTTTAACGAAATCATTGACGGAAAGTGGGATCACCTGCCAGAAGCTGCCTTCAACCTGGTTGGTTCCATCGAAGATGCCGCAGCTAAAGGCGAGCGCCTGATGAAAGAAGCAGGAAAATAA
- a CDS encoding tetratricopeptide repeat protein yields the protein MSSIFFWQKWSTAHRVSLWTGIVILLAALACLIAAWVLGLQNVVRWDVLSELLDIPTTISSFTDGLFDYPINGKAYIVAEQFVASAMQTNILAARLMALGICFGLAFIYAAITRLNRWPYLVAMALLIVLLATFRLETLQLSGFLGTVFSGRLSFLLLVLLLSGVSYYFHAFQTEASLATRLLAFLTVIILSWLLLQGLADQRQPAMAFVSYAMPGFLLITIGFIFLTSTEIIAGLVYITSVTRTSRNGEKTPPLGLINFLVIGGLYLANLLLVWLSNTRAISWTPLLVSPFILYLISLVLGFWGFRQQLKQTESGLSYRESGAFLYLGLALISTLTMAYAFATANDPLIEALEDTIIYTYLAVGAIFTGYVIINFQMLYRQALPVHRVLYKPTIFSLFQTRILAGIAIMALLSTQRFFPLNQAVAGYFNNLGDLHTATNEIRVAEQYYQLALQSEFQNHKSNYALASLALNQQDNALAAQYFKQALLKQPSPQAYAGLSLTFLQENLFFEAIKTLQQGIRTFPKSGELQNNLGFLYAKTSVADSAYYYFAASTGNTSQEVVPQTNLLAFWLRNPTLISLDSLAKTTDSRDYDSYQANRAALAVLRRATTVDTTQKAAAFRPDWLAEPDSGMVLSVGRFSNLYNYALLNRTADTTLLVQLQRLEQNPANQEFLDDLSFARAVANYYTGNQLTAFQLTNQLAQGNTQDGATFNSVTGLWMLEQGLYTKAAESFQLNSDTLSAYYRALAYTKAGDLISAQTSWEVAGQTDPNVKALADLLYTNKQPTNDLERAFLLLYNPPASFAQSQQLIVAIQDPNLRSVVAAQRSRQSLLANQLTDGETWFKQVAEYANLNLYAGSVITVAYMRLQNAKRQFDLTIEAAHQAVSPSFQAEKEFLIARAYEAKNQVAQARQQYTKALQQAPFNAEIVVAAARLEQKNKQTEKAYNLVVSALAQNEQNAELQKAYIDLCLDLGLFDYADTALNRLPSITTPTDYQAFLTHYQTRRTLIEKQRETFQ from the coding sequence ATGTCTTCAATTTTTTTCTGGCAAAAATGGTCTACCGCCCACCGGGTGTCGCTCTGGACCGGTATTGTCATACTGCTGGCCGCGCTGGCCTGCCTTATTGCGGCCTGGGTTTTGGGTCTTCAAAATGTAGTCCGCTGGGATGTTTTGAGCGAACTGCTTGATATTCCGACGACGATCTCGTCTTTCACCGATGGTTTGTTTGATTACCCGATTAACGGCAAGGCTTATATCGTGGCGGAACAGTTTGTGGCTTCGGCCATGCAGACCAATATTCTAGCAGCCCGTCTGATGGCTCTGGGCATTTGCTTTGGACTGGCCTTTATCTACGCGGCCATTACGCGCCTGAACCGCTGGCCGTATCTTGTAGCGATGGCGTTGCTGATTGTTCTGCTGGCAACATTCCGCCTTGAAACGCTCCAGCTGTCCGGGTTTCTGGGAACCGTCTTTAGCGGCCGACTTTCCTTTTTACTGCTTGTCCTCCTTCTGAGCGGGGTCAGTTATTACTTTCACGCTTTTCAAACGGAGGCCTCGCTGGCCACGCGTCTGCTTGCGTTTCTAACTGTTATTATTTTGAGCTGGCTGCTTTTACAAGGTCTTGCCGATCAGAGGCAGCCCGCGATGGCGTTTGTCAGTTACGCCATGCCCGGTTTCCTGCTTATCACCATTGGCTTTATCTTTTTAACGAGCACGGAAATCATTGCCGGACTGGTGTATATCACTTCTGTTACCCGCACCAGTCGGAACGGCGAAAAAACGCCGCCCCTGGGTTTAATCAATTTTTTGGTAATCGGCGGCTTATATCTAGCGAATCTGTTGCTGGTTTGGCTGAGTAATACCCGCGCCATTTCCTGGACGCCTCTGCTGGTTAGTCCTTTCATCTTGTACCTAATATCATTGGTGTTGGGTTTCTGGGGGTTTCGGCAACAGCTCAAGCAAACCGAAAGCGGACTGTCTTACCGGGAATCCGGCGCTTTTCTGTACTTGGGTCTAGCCCTCATTTCGACGCTTACCATGGCCTATGCGTTTGCTACGGCCAACGATCCGCTCATCGAGGCGTTGGAGGATACCATTATTTACACGTATTTGGCGGTGGGAGCCATCTTTACGGGTTACGTAATTATCAATTTTCAGATGCTGTATCGGCAAGCATTGCCCGTTCACCGTGTCCTCTACAAACCGACTATTTTCTCCCTCTTTCAAACCCGCATCCTGGCAGGAATTGCCATTATGGCGCTGCTATCGACCCAGCGGTTTTTCCCCCTAAACCAGGCTGTTGCGGGCTACTTTAATAATTTAGGGGATTTACATACTGCTACGAACGAAATTCGTGTTGCCGAGCAATATTACCAACTCGCTTTGCAAAGCGAATTTCAAAACCATAAGTCCAATTATGCGCTGGCCTCACTGGCTCTGAATCAGCAGGACAATGCATTGGCGGCGCAGTATTTCAAACAGGCCTTGCTGAAGCAACCTAGTCCACAGGCTTATGCCGGTTTAAGCCTCACTTTTTTGCAGGAAAACCTGTTTTTTGAGGCCATCAAAACGTTGCAGCAAGGAATCCGTACTTTTCCTAAAAGTGGGGAGTTGCAGAATAACCTGGGCTTTCTATACGCCAAAACCAGCGTTGCTGATTCCGCTTACTATTATTTTGCCGCCTCTACCGGTAACACAAGTCAGGAAGTAGTGCCGCAAACCAACCTGCTGGCGTTCTGGCTGCGTAATCCAACCCTTATTTCGTTGGATTCACTGGCCAAAACCACCGACTCCCGCGATTACGACTCTTATCAGGCAAACCGGGCTGCGTTGGCTGTGTTGCGCCGCGCTACCACAGTTGATACCACCCAAAAAGCCGCCGCCTTTCGCCCCGACTGGCTGGCCGAGCCTGATAGCGGAATGGTTTTAAGCGTTGGTCGGTTTTCCAATCTTTACAATTATGCTTTACTTAATCGCACAGCGGATACAACGCTTTTGGTTCAGCTACAACGTCTGGAGCAGAATCCAGCCAATCAGGAGTTTCTGGATGATTTGTCATTTGCCCGCGCGGTTGCCAATTATTACACGGGGAATCAGCTGACGGCCTTCCAGCTTACGAATCAATTAGCGCAGGGAAATACGCAGGATGGGGCTACCTTCAACTCGGTCACTGGACTCTGGATGCTGGAGCAGGGTCTGTATACCAAAGCGGCTGAAAGCTTTCAACTTAACTCAGATACCCTTTCGGCTTACTACCGCGCCCTGGCCTACACCAAGGCAGGTGATTTGATTTCGGCTCAGACTTCCTGGGAAGTTGCGGGCCAGACCGATCCTAACGTGAAAGCGCTCGCTGATTTGTTGTACACCAATAAGCAACCTACCAATGATCTTGAACGCGCTTTTCTCCTGCTTTATAATCCACCCGCTTCGTTTGCACAGAGTCAGCAGCTCATTGTGGCCATCCAAGATCCTAATCTTCGCTCGGTAGTAGCCGCCCAGCGCAGTCGGCAATCGTTATTGGCAAATCAGTTAACTGACGGAGAGACTTGGTTTAAGCAGGTCGCCGAATATGCAAACCTTAATCTATACGCAGGCTCGGTCATTACGGTTGCTTACATGCGCTTACAAAATGCGAAGAGGCAATTTGATTTAACCATTGAGGCCGCCCATCAGGCGGTTTCTCCTTCCTTTCAGGCTGAAAAGGAATTTCTGATTGCGCGCGCTTACGAAGCGAAAAACCAAGTAGCTCAGGCCCGGCAACAGTATACCAAAGCTTTGCAGCAAGCACCGTTTAATGCCGAAATAGTGGTGGCCGCCGCTCGATTGGAACAAAAAAACAAACAAACGGAAAAGGCGTATAATCTGGTTGTAAGTGCGCTGGCCCAGAATGAGCAGAACGCGGAATTGCAAAAAGCATACATTGATCTTTGCCTCGATTTGGGCTTATTCGACTATGCCGATACCGCTTTAAATCGCCTTCCATCCATTACCACGCCTACCGATTATCAGGCATTTCTAACCCACTATCAGACCCGACGAACGTTGATAGAAAAACAGCGGGAAACGTTTCAATAA
- a CDS encoding ABC transporter ATP-binding protein, whose product MNIIETHTISKRYVMGSEVIEALKSVTISVQKGEYVAFMGPSGSGKSTLMNIVGCLDTPTAGNYILNGQDVSDMTENALAEVRNKEIGFVFQTFNLLPRQTSLENVALPLIYAGYNKADRTEKAMLALKNVGLENRAGHRPNELSGGQRQRVAVARALVNDPSILLADEPTGNLDTKTSYEIMDLFDQIHSKGNTIIMVTHEEDIAEYAHRIIRLRDGLIETDRINENVRKARAFMQSSAE is encoded by the coding sequence ATGAATATCATTGAAACCCACACTATTTCCAAACGCTATGTAATGGGTAGCGAGGTTATTGAAGCCTTAAAATCCGTGACCATTTCGGTGCAAAAGGGAGAATACGTTGCTTTCATGGGGCCTTCTGGTTCCGGAAAGTCAACGCTCATGAACATTGTGGGCTGTCTGGATACGCCTACTGCCGGCAATTACATTCTTAATGGCCAGGACGTAAGCGATATGACGGAAAATGCCTTGGCTGAGGTTAGAAACAAAGAAATTGGCTTTGTCTTTCAAACCTTCAATTTGCTTCCCCGCCAGACTTCGCTTGAAAACGTGGCGCTGCCTTTAATTTATGCGGGCTATAACAAGGCAGATCGGACCGAAAAAGCCATGCTGGCCCTGAAGAACGTAGGCTTGGAAAATCGCGCTGGTCACCGTCCTAATGAGCTATCGGGTGGGCAACGGCAACGGGTCGCAGTAGCCCGTGCCTTGGTGAATGATCCTAGTATTTTGCTGGCTGATGAACCGACAGGGAACCTCGATACGAAGACCTCCTACGAGATCATGGATCTTTTCGACCAGATTCACAGCAAAGGCAATACCATCATTATGGTAACGCACGAAGAAGATATTGCGGAATATGCCCATCGAATCATCCGGCTTCGTGACGGATTGATTGAAACGGACCGCATTAATGAAAACGTTCGAAAAGCGCGAGCCTTTATGCAATCGTCGGCGGAATAA
- a CDS encoding GtrA family protein gives MEKNSQTKKDTQKKEIRSFLSFFLTALLGASVNFFSQIFYRDHFDYGMSVLLGYLTATVVSFLPTKIYAFSANKTGNTYREAIKFGIIALIAWGVQVGIAVLTLDWIANPFFPFVPLFWREKISHVVGMGFSFLANYFGHKLLTFRSTGVYDLLKSRSEK, from the coding sequence GTGGAGAAAAACAGTCAGACGAAGAAAGACACCCAAAAAAAGGAAATAAGAAGCTTTCTTTCTTTCTTCCTGACGGCATTATTGGGGGCATCCGTCAATTTTTTTAGTCAGATATTCTACCGCGACCACTTTGACTACGGCATGAGTGTCCTGTTAGGTTACCTGACGGCGACGGTGGTGAGCTTTCTTCCCACGAAGATTTATGCCTTCTCGGCTAATAAAACGGGTAATACTTACCGGGAGGCCATCAAGTTTGGCATCATTGCGCTGATCGCGTGGGGCGTGCAGGTGGGCATAGCTGTTTTAACCCTGGACTGGATTGCTAATCCTTTCTTTCCCTTCGTTCCTTTATTCTGGCGGGAGAAGATATCACACGTAGTAGGAATGGGCTTTAGCTTTCTGGCAAATTACTTCGGGCATAAATTACTTACCTTTCGGAGCACGGGCGTATACGACCTTTTGAAATCGCGTTCTGAAAAATAG
- a CDS encoding NADH-quinone oxidoreductase subunit N: MLPIVLLSVFGIAMLFLGFMKSRAVLLPAALLFLLVAFAASFLDWNHTYLYFKGMLLTNNLTILFSAIVLLSAFMIVALSGDFLEDENAQPAEYYAIMLFSLVGAIMMIGFENLIMLFVGVEILSVSMYVLTGSDKRNLRSNEAALKYFLMGAFATGILLFGMALLYGAVGSFTITDIKAYVLLAKGGVSLLLYMGLLLVLIGLLFKVSAAPFHFWTPDVYDGAPTLFTAFMSTVVKTAGFAGLLRLLSVSFTDIYNFWWIILAAITVLTLLISNLTAAYQTSFKRMMAYSSISHAGYLLIGLVALGQQSNGALAFYSLAYSLATISAFGILILVAKHRGTEGRSGESYEAFNGLAHHNPLLAFVLAVSMLSLAGIPLTAGFWGKFMVFSAAVEKGFVWLLVVAVLMSAVGIYYYFRVVIAMYFRSSETERIRVAPFYQIVLITATVLTIVLGIAPGLVQKLV, from the coding sequence ATGTTGCCTATCGTTCTGTTGTCTGTCTTCGGAATTGCCATGTTGTTTCTGGGCTTTATGAAATCCCGGGCAGTTCTGTTGCCAGCTGCGTTATTATTTCTGCTAGTTGCGTTTGCGGCTAGCTTCCTGGACTGGAATCATACGTATCTCTATTTCAAAGGGATGCTACTGACTAATAACCTAACCATTCTTTTCTCTGCCATCGTGCTTCTTTCCGCCTTTATGATTGTTGCCTTATCCGGCGATTTTCTGGAGGATGAAAACGCGCAACCCGCCGAATATTACGCCATCATGCTTTTTTCGCTGGTTGGCGCCATCATGATGATTGGGTTCGAAAACCTGATCATGCTATTTGTGGGCGTGGAGATTCTATCCGTATCGATGTACGTCCTCACGGGTTCTGACAAGCGGAACCTGCGGTCAAACGAGGCGGCTCTGAAATACTTCCTGATGGGGGCTTTCGCGACGGGGATTTTGCTTTTTGGAATGGCACTGCTTTACGGAGCGGTTGGCTCTTTCACCATTACCGACATTAAAGCGTATGTTCTGCTGGCAAAAGGCGGTGTGTCTTTGCTACTTTACATGGGTCTGCTGCTGGTACTTATCGGCCTGTTGTTTAAAGTATCAGCTGCTCCTTTCCACTTCTGGACGCCTGATGTGTACGACGGAGCGCCAACCTTATTTACGGCTTTCATGTCAACCGTTGTCAAGACCGCCGGTTTTGCGGGTCTGTTGCGGTTGTTATCCGTATCGTTTACGGACATTTATAATTTCTGGTGGATCATCTTAGCCGCCATCACTGTACTTACCTTGCTGATCAGTAACCTGACGGCGGCTTATCAAACCAGTTTCAAGCGGATGATGGCTTATTCCAGCATCTCGCACGCAGGTTATCTGCTAATAGGTCTGGTTGCTTTGGGCCAGCAAAGCAACGGAGCGTTAGCGTTTTATTCATTAGCCTATTCGTTAGCGACCATATCGGCCTTTGGAATTTTGATACTGGTTGCTAAACACCGGGGAACCGAAGGCCGCTCAGGAGAAAGCTACGAAGCCTTTAACGGACTGGCGCACCACAACCCACTACTGGCATTCGTGCTGGCCGTGTCGATGCTATCTTTGGCCGGTATTCCACTCACCGCCGGATTCTGGGGTAAATTCATGGTATTCTCTGCGGCAGTAGAAAAGGGGTTTGTTTGGCTCCTGGTTGTTGCTGTGTTGATGTCGGCAGTGGGGATTTACTATTATTTCCGCGTGGTAATTGCCATGTACTTCCGGAGTAGCGAAACAGAAAGGATTCGTGTGGCTCCTTTTTACCAAATTGTGCTCATTACCGCTACTGTTCTAACCATCGTGTTAGGAATTGCGCCGGGTCTGGTGCAAAAGCTGGTTTAA